Proteins encoded together in one Clostridia bacterium window:
- a CDS encoding site-specific integrase, whose translation MVDILVDADRSPKTINTYTAIVKAVVASAFNDEGEEIHPRKWNHDFVDMTIVKKSNQNTPTFSSVVMTGLAAWKKLRERALFILCAATGLRIGEALGIEIDKHISPDFTTIYVRQKVRHGEVEQRLKTDNAYRDVDLHPLATKVLKDFVGKRKKGFLFCTKSGKPLNPSNVIRRHLHPALKQIGYINPHTGTFKAGNHAFRRFRNTYLRNHTGCPDGLCKYWLGHADQDMSDLYDKIKEDVEFRKKWAEQCGLGFELPSVVPNVPKNRKKSNAQQSE comes from the coding sequence ATGGTCGACATCCTAGTTGACGCGGATCGTTCACCGAAAACGATTAACACGTACACCGCGATCGTGAAGGCCGTAGTGGCATCTGCGTTCAACGATGAAGGAGAGGAAATCCATCCTCGTAAGTGGAATCACGATTTCGTCGATATGACGATCGTGAAAAAGTCGAACCAAAACACGCCAACGTTCAGCTCCGTAGTAATGACGGGGCTCGCTGCATGGAAGAAGTTGCGAGAACGCGCGCTGTTCATTTTGTGCGCGGCGACTGGATTGAGGATTGGGGAAGCGCTTGGAATTGAAATCGATAAGCACATCTCCCCGGATTTCACGACCATCTACGTTCGCCAGAAGGTTCGGCATGGGGAAGTCGAGCAACGCCTCAAGACGGATAACGCCTATCGCGATGTGGACCTTCATCCTCTTGCGACGAAGGTGCTGAAAGATTTCGTCGGGAAACGAAAGAAAGGGTTCCTATTCTGCACAAAGAGCGGGAAGCCTTTGAATCCGTCGAATGTAATCCGGCGACATCTCCATCCAGCGCTAAAGCAGATCGGGTACATCAATCCGCACACGGGTACGTTTAAAGCTGGAAATCATGCATTTCGTCGATTCCGGAACACGTACCTGCGAAACCACACCGGGTGTCCTGATGGACTCTGCAAGTATTGGTTAGGACATGCGGATCAGGATATGAGCGACCTCTACGACAAGATCAAAGAGGACGTCGAGTTCCGAAAAAAGTGGGCAGAGCAGTGCGGATTGGGGTTCGAACTGCCAT
- a CDS encoding VOC family protein, with protein MPVIEGLHHVTAIAGEPQSNINFYTGVLGLRLVKLTVNFDDPTTYHLYYGDGQGHPGTILTFFPWPGAYLGRIGTGQLTVTSFAVPERSIPYWRERLHKRQVDFDETRSDFGEEILFLRDPDGLQLPILILLASSVGDVRIQPLSSAGNLACGKTNLNAFTAIADPDVQA; from the coding sequence ATGCCCGTAATTGAAGGACTGCATCACGTCACTGCCATCGCAGGCGAGCCACAATCGAATATCAATTTCTACACCGGTGTTCTCGGCCTCCGCCTGGTGAAGCTGACCGTCAATTTCGATGATCCGACCACTTACCACCTTTACTACGGAGACGGGCAGGGGCATCCGGGCACCATCCTTACGTTTTTCCCTTGGCCAGGCGCATACCTTGGTCGAATTGGCACGGGACAACTGACGGTCACATCATTTGCTGTTCCCGAAAGATCCATACCGTACTGGCGGGAACGACTTCACAAGCGACAAGTCGATTTTGACGAAACCCGATCAGACTTCGGAGAGGAAATACTTTTCCTCAGAGACCCGGACGGCCTGCAACTTCCTATTCTGATACTGCTCGCCTCATCGGTTGGGGACGTTCGGATTCAGCCGCTTTCTTCTGCAGGAAATCTCGCATGCGGCAAAACCAACCTCAATGCCTTCACAGCCATAGCCGATCCGGACGTGCAAGCTTGA
- a CDS encoding PQQ-binding-like beta-propeller repeat protein has protein sequence MKRPPPVNASASDEAKSISRGTADGYLIAMDAQTGAPRWEQAAADPAKGYSFTMPPLIYDNLVIIGTAGTELGIRGWVGAFRLSNGQPVWKFNTVPEPNDPAAKTWGANANVLKTAGGSIWTPLALDTKRGLVFIPVGNPVPDVYDADRPGRNLYTNSVVALDAKTGKLAWYFQPYPHDQHDWDLTQVGPIFSLTVDGRPRDMMAVCGKDAILRLLDVDTQRVLWEKTIVNRVNATAPVTPAGVHVCPGFDAGQKWSGSSYDRLNHQLVAQAIDHCSTITSGTAPPVLNPNKPNNEESQSVFVDGASKPDPWNTAKGWIIAFDPSTGAVRWRYVAKKPIHAAVVTTAGNLTFSGEYTGDFFALDSRDGKLLYDFQTGGQVGAGIVTYQPADTQYVAVVTGTLVITRNAAVPKTSSAKTIGFTHFMTPLSTTPSWQSNTLYAYRVMVIRVAERYSILRTRRLHPRCDNVTALPHISNTYTTASLLLHVT, from the coding sequence GTGAAACGACCACCGCCGGTGAATGCCAGCGCAAGCGATGAGGCGAAGAGCATCAGCCGCGGCACGGCGGACGGTTACCTGATTGCCATGGACGCGCAGACCGGGGCACCGCGATGGGAGCAAGCGGCTGCGGACCCGGCGAAGGGCTACTCGTTCACCATGCCGCCACTGATCTATGACAATCTTGTCATCATCGGGACTGCGGGCACCGAGTTAGGGATTCGAGGATGGGTAGGTGCCTTTCGCTTGAGTAATGGGCAGCCTGTCTGGAAATTCAATACTGTTCCCGAACCGAACGATCCGGCTGCGAAGACATGGGGAGCGAACGCCAATGTCCTCAAGACTGCGGGGGGTTCCATATGGACGCCGCTCGCGCTGGATACGAAACGTGGATTGGTCTTCATTCCTGTCGGCAACCCCGTCCCCGATGTTTATGATGCGGACCGCCCGGGCCGTAATCTCTACACCAATTCCGTCGTAGCGCTGGACGCAAAGACGGGCAAGCTAGCCTGGTATTTTCAGCCATATCCGCACGACCAGCATGATTGGGATCTGACCCAGGTGGGCCCTATTTTTTCGCTTACCGTGGACGGTCGCCCCAGGGACATGATGGCCGTTTGCGGCAAGGACGCAATCTTGCGCTTGCTGGATGTGGACACCCAAAGGGTGCTGTGGGAGAAAACAATTGTGAATCGCGTGAACGCGACTGCTCCAGTGACTCCGGCTGGGGTTCACGTCTGTCCAGGCTTCGATGCCGGGCAGAAATGGAGCGGATCATCTTACGATCGTCTCAACCATCAGTTAGTCGCCCAGGCGATCGATCACTGTAGCACGATTACCAGTGGAACTGCCCCGCCAGTGCTGAATCCAAACAAGCCGAACAACGAAGAATCGCAATCCGTATTTGTTGATGGAGCCTCCAAGCCGGATCCCTGGAATACAGCGAAGGGCTGGATCATAGCGTTTGATCCGAGCACCGGTGCGGTTCGCTGGAGATACGTGGCTAAGAAGCCCATCCATGCGGCTGTGGTTACTACGGCCGGCAATCTGACTTTCAGCGGAGAGTACACCGGCGACTTCTTCGCGCTCGATAGCCGTGATGGGAAACTGCTGTATGACTTCCAAACGGGCGGACAAGTCGGCGCAGGAATTGTGACGTATCAGCCGGCCGATACGCAGTACGTCGCCGTCGTAACTGGGACGTTGGTAATCACGAGGAACGCAGCCGTTCCAAAGACGAGCAGCGCAAAGACAATCGGCTTCACTCATTTCATGACTCCCCTCTCGACGACACCTTCGTGGCAGTCAAACACGTTATATGCGTATCGTGTGATGGTAATACGCGTAGCTGAGAGGTATTCCATTTTGCGAACACGCAGACTTCACCCACGTTGCGACAACGTTACGGCTCTACCTCACATCAGTAATACCTATACGACAGCGTCTTTGCTGCTCCACGTTACGTGA
- a CDS encoding chromate resistance protein ChrB domain-containing protein, giving the protein MAEAPTEQHAPWLLLMFSLSAKQASQRVGVWRKLKKYGSVSLRTSGYLLPNRPENQERFEWLAAAIRKYKGKASVAQVHALDDLPSEKLQAIFIAERSKDYEVLIRDLKKIAGKGKREPGDLAKFRRRLQEIAAIDFFNSPLRSRAEALLQSADSIGESKAIPSSGRKTRKEYLDRVWLTRPRPGIDRVSSAWLIRRFIDPAARFVFATDPRQQPKAVPFDMFQAGGFGHRGDDCTFETLRKEFGIRDPKVEVIAEIIHDADLCDEKFGRSEGLGLDRVLIGWANQGISDDELLRRGMELIEGLYRSIS; this is encoded by the coding sequence ATGGCGGAGGCGCCAACGGAACAGCATGCGCCATGGCTGCTGCTGATGTTCAGTTTGTCGGCGAAGCAGGCGAGCCAGCGCGTGGGAGTTTGGCGAAAGCTCAAGAAATACGGCTCGGTCTCACTGCGCACATCGGGGTATCTGCTGCCGAATCGCCCTGAGAATCAGGAGCGGTTCGAGTGGCTCGCGGCTGCCATTCGCAAATACAAAGGAAAGGCCTCCGTCGCCCAAGTACATGCACTTGACGATCTGCCATCCGAGAAGTTGCAGGCCATCTTCATCGCAGAGCGGTCGAAAGATTACGAAGTGCTGATCCGCGATCTCAAGAAGATCGCGGGCAAAGGCAAGCGTGAACCCGGCGACCTTGCTAAGTTCCGCCGCCGTCTCCAGGAGATTGCGGCGATCGACTTCTTCAACAGCCCGCTCCGCAGTCGTGCGGAAGCACTGCTTCAAAGTGCGGATTCAATAGGTGAGAGCAAGGCGATTCCTTCTTCCGGGAGGAAGACGCGAAAGGAATACCTCGACCGCGTCTGGCTCACGCGGCCGCGTCCCGGAATCGATCGCGTTTCATCCGCATGGCTTATACGACGGTTCATCGACCCCGCTGCGCGCTTCGTGTTTGCTACCGACCCTCGCCAACAGCCGAAGGCGGTTCCTTTCGACATGTTTCAAGCAGGTGGCTTCGGTCACCGCGGCGACGATTGCACATTCGAGACGTTACGGAAGGAGTTTGGCATCCGCGACCCAAAGGTAGAGGTCATTGCCGAAATAATTCATGACGCCGATCTATGCGACGAGAAGTTCGGCCGATCAGAGGGCCTCGGTCTTGATCGGGTGCTGATCGGGTGGGCGAACCAAGGCATTTCCGATGACGAGCTGCTGCGTCGAGGCATGGAACTCATTGAAGGCTTATATCGATCGATTTCCTGA
- a CDS encoding DUF1259 domain-containing protein codes for MRLGKNTRRMIIAMTVVVWACTWTVAQTSKPDDKSGQWKSVEDAFGRPGKLQPDGTFKFSMPRSDLKVTLDGTTIKPGLALGSWTAFEGSLEHSMVMGDLVLTEDEVEPVMMKLQQEGIQETAVHNHLLHETPRVMYMHVEGHGNPVNMAKAIHDALALTKTPAAASSPSPAGDQKIDIDTARVNSILGHDGKVNGGILQVSVPRAEKITDQGMEVPPSMGTATALNFQPTGNGRAAITGDFVLLPDEVNPVLKALRDNGIQVTALHSHMLNDQPHLLYMHFWANDDATKLAKGLRAALDQTKTKTAGSEQAEK; via the coding sequence ATGCGGTTAGGAAAGAACACTCGGAGAATGATCATTGCCATGACCGTTGTCGTTTGGGCATGCACTTGGACCGTAGCGCAGACGAGCAAACCCGACGACAAGAGCGGTCAATGGAAATCGGTTGAGGATGCCTTTGGCAGACCCGGCAAGCTGCAACCCGATGGCACGTTCAAGTTCAGCATGCCCAGGAGCGATCTCAAGGTCACCCTGGATGGAACAACGATAAAGCCCGGACTCGCGCTTGGATCATGGACGGCCTTCGAAGGATCGCTGGAGCACTCAATGGTGATGGGCGATCTCGTGCTAACCGAAGACGAAGTTGAGCCGGTCATGATGAAACTCCAGCAGGAGGGCATACAGGAAACGGCGGTCCACAATCATCTTCTGCACGAGACGCCTCGCGTCATGTACATGCACGTAGAGGGACACGGCAATCCCGTCAACATGGCAAAGGCGATTCACGACGCGCTCGCGCTGACCAAGACGCCGGCTGCCGCGAGCAGCCCATCACCCGCGGGCGACCAGAAGATCGACATCGATACGGCAAGGGTCAATTCGATTCTCGGTCATGATGGCAAAGTGAACGGCGGCATCCTACAAGTGAGCGTGCCTCGTGCCGAAAAGATCACGGATCAAGGCATGGAAGTGCCGCCTTCAATGGGAACGGCGACGGCGCTGAACTTCCAGCCGACCGGCAATGGGCGTGCCGCTATCACTGGCGACTTCGTTCTGCTTCCTGACGAGGTCAATCCGGTGTTGAAGGCCCTGCGCGATAACGGCATTCAAGTGACTGCACTGCACAGCCACATGCTCAACGATCAGCCGCACCTGCTCTACATGCACTTCTGGGCAAACGACGACGCGACGAAGTTGGCCAAAGGATTGCGCGCTGCATTAGACCAGACGAAGACGAAGACAGCGGGGAGCGAACAAGCCGAAAAGTAG
- a CDS encoding chromate transporter, which translates to MVLYFLRLGTLGFGGPIALAAYMQRDLVEERQWLTHDEYLEGLVLAQLAPGPLAAQLAMYLGFVRGGWVGTTAVGFAFIGPSFLMVVALAVAYVRYGGLAWMQALFYGIGAAVIGIIARSAWKLMKSTLKRDVLLWLIFLALAASTAITERELVWLFLAGGLIALTVKAFPRKLADAPLPLVLFTTASATSLGKFGEVLGYFAKAGLFVFGSGLAIVPFLHGGVVVEHHWLTERQFLDAVAVAMITPGPVVITVGFIGFLVAGLSGAIAAALGVFLPVYAVVIVIAPYYKRFAKNPQLHAFVRGVTAAATGAIAGAVIVLARRAVHDLPTCLIAIATLLLMLRWKMPEPLLIAAAGIAGLFLYRS; encoded by the coding sequence ATGGTCCTGTATTTTCTGCGCCTTGGAACACTAGGCTTCGGTGGACCGATCGCACTTGCGGCCTACATGCAGCGCGACCTTGTCGAGGAACGCCAATGGCTCACGCACGATGAATACCTGGAAGGATTGGTTTTGGCGCAACTCGCACCTGGGCCACTCGCCGCGCAGTTGGCAATGTATCTCGGCTTCGTGCGTGGAGGCTGGGTCGGTACGACCGCCGTCGGATTCGCCTTCATAGGGCCATCGTTCTTAATGGTTGTCGCTCTCGCCGTCGCTTATGTCCGCTACGGCGGCTTGGCTTGGATGCAGGCCTTGTTCTATGGCATCGGTGCGGCTGTCATCGGCATCATCGCACGCTCTGCGTGGAAGCTGATGAAATCTACGCTCAAGCGCGATGTCTTGCTGTGGCTGATATTTCTCGCACTCGCTGCGTCAACGGCGATAACTGAGCGTGAACTTGTTTGGCTATTCCTTGCTGGCGGATTAATTGCACTCACCGTAAAGGCGTTTCCGCGCAAGCTTGCCGATGCGCCCTTGCCTCTCGTTCTGTTCACGACGGCTTCCGCAACATCTCTAGGAAAGTTCGGCGAGGTGCTTGGCTATTTTGCGAAGGCAGGTTTATTCGTATTCGGCAGCGGCCTTGCGATCGTGCCGTTTCTTCACGGCGGCGTTGTCGTTGAGCATCACTGGCTTACCGAGCGACAGTTCCTCGACGCTGTTGCCGTCGCAATGATTACGCCTGGGCCGGTCGTGATCACCGTCGGTTTCATTGGATTTCTTGTGGCGGGACTGAGCGGCGCGATAGCCGCTGCACTCGGCGTCTTCCTGCCCGTCTACGCTGTGGTCATTGTTATCGCACCGTATTACAAGCGATTCGCCAAGAACCCGCAACTACACGCCTTTGTCAGAGGTGTGACAGCTGCGGCAACCGGCGCCATTGCAGGCGCCGTCATCGTGCTGGCCCGACGTGCCGTGCACGACCTGCCAACGTGCCTTATAGCAATCGCGACTCTCCTGCTCATGCTCCGCTGGAAAATGCCGGAACCCTTACTGATCGCTGCAGCGGGTATCGCAGGGCTATTCCTCTATCGGAGTTGA
- a CDS encoding toll/interleukin-1 receptor domain-containing protein, translating to MSLCSGFTPRLEAAGYTVFADILTLEPGDRWRREITDTLQNKAVKMLLCCRDATLNKNGVQEEIGIGTNLAKELNDPRFIIPLRLEPFRKVFGIGELQRVDLLGSWANGLHELLDTLEKQNVPRVVDGVINPNWENYRKRLATKVEKVPEVLTSNWLRVASLPDTIRYYYPPGPINLDSMEKTCRESTVPAEVYQRGFFSFALPAEIERDFAYVAPFEIQSEHKLLDLLEHGSQSPDIKPRQAQNIVSSMFRRAWESFCRSKGLYQHFFAAQTAFHVSEAQMPLGRRVSWASKANAGPPCCATAQAARSGNTAYPYRRSFGRALTSSSKHACFSRNSPAIGPVPSLATPTRSTDCGVRSAKVGAIKRGMAV from the coding sequence ATGAGTTTGTGCTCTGGCTTTACCCCACGCCTTGAGGCTGCAGGGTACACGGTCTTTGCGGACATCCTCACCCTTGAGCCAGGAGACCGCTGGCGCAGGGAAATCACCGACACGCTGCAAAACAAAGCGGTGAAAATGCTCCTGTGCTGCCGCGACGCCACCCTCAACAAGAATGGCGTACAGGAGGAAATCGGCATCGGCACGAACCTCGCGAAAGAGCTAAACGACCCGCGCTTCATAATTCCGCTTCGGCTTGAGCCATTCAGAAAAGTGTTCGGCATCGGCGAACTTCAGAGGGTCGATCTCTTGGGAAGCTGGGCCAATGGCCTGCATGAGCTCCTGGACACGCTCGAGAAGCAGAACGTCCCACGCGTTGTAGACGGGGTGATCAACCCAAACTGGGAGAACTACAGAAAGCGGTTGGCGACGAAGGTCGAGAAAGTACCTGAAGTCCTCACTTCCAACTGGTTACGTGTCGCCAGCCTCCCGGACACAATCCGCTACTACTATCCGCCGGGGCCGATCAATCTCGACTCGATGGAGAAGACGTGCCGTGAAAGCACAGTTCCCGCCGAGGTTTACCAGCGTGGTTTCTTCTCGTTCGCCTTACCTGCGGAAATCGAGCGCGACTTCGCCTACGTCGCGCCGTTTGAAATCCAGTCCGAGCATAAATTGCTTGATCTCCTCGAGCACGGCAGTCAATCACCGGATATAAAGCCGCGCCAGGCGCAGAACATTGTGTCATCCATGTTCCGTCGTGCGTGGGAAAGCTTCTGTCGTTCAAAGGGCCTGTACCAGCATTTCTTCGCCGCGCAGACGGCGTTCCACGTCAGCGAGGCGCAGATGCCGTTAGGCAGGAGGGTCTCGTGGGCAAGCAAGGCCAACGCCGGTCCTCCATGTTGCGCAACAGCGCAGGCGGCAAGGTCTGGCAATACGGCATATCCGTATCGCCGTTCTTTTGGCCGTGCCCTCACTTCAAGCTCAAAACACGCGTGCTTTTCGCGGAACTCACCGGCAATCGGGCCGGTGCCGTCATTGGCGACGCCGACACGCAGCACCGATTGCGGCGTACGATCTGCAAAGGTTGGCGCAATAAAGCGTGGCATGGCCGTTTAA